A single genomic interval of Rosistilla ulvae harbors:
- a CDS encoding transglutaminase family protein, whose amino-acid sequence MTIRVSLNHQTIYRYDRTINLGPQVIRLRPAAHSRTPINSYSLKVTPADHYLNWQQDPFGNYLARCVFNEQVEEFKVEVDVVATMTVVNPFDFFLEPEATEYPFTYDDQSLEELRPYLQRGDAGPKVHAFLSSLNYEPRRTIDFLVDLNSKLQSHIAYTLRMEPGVQSPEQTLTLQSGSCRDSGWLLVQLLRQLGFAARFVSGYLIQLKADQKSLDGPSGTEVDFTDLHAWAEVFLPGAGWIGLDPTSGLFAGEGHIPLACTPQPTSAAPITGTLDECEVEFEHKMSVTRIHEDPRVTLPYSDSQWNRIEALGHEIDEHLQRGDVRLTMGGEPTFVSIDDMDGEEWQTAAVGPTKRGLSYDLLLRLKSRFSSGGVLHFGQGKWYPGEPLPRWAMAIFWRKDGQPIWRDDRWLANVETDYGHTAEDAERFAKRLATRLGANPQHVTCGYEDAMYYMWRERRLPTNVDVRDSKLDSQEERERIARIFEQGLTEAVGVVLPLRHVWWTDSPHWTSGPWKVRSDEMFLLPGDSPMGYRLPLQSLTYVDKPEHALDFFDRDPMEPVGHLQTNDQIRQSHMRHVVSEAISHGNMRVDVTEALTPVQQFATVGGSPTSQAHAAGGRNGNAGSPSNGAIPPGGNDQGGPDHMSVDTQVDDESQIVPTALCVEAREGRLHVFLPPTDRLESFLELISAIEATAEELELPVTIEGYQPPHDTRLQVMRVTPDPGVIEVNVHPAQDWTELVDITNGVYDDARTTRLGTEKFDLDGQHTGTGGGNHVVLGGQTPADSPFLRRPDLLKSFVSYWHNHPSLSYLFSGKFIGPTSQAPRADESRTDAIYELKIACDQIRRGETTPPWLVDRIFRHLLVDVTGNTHRAEFCIDKLYSPDSATGRLGLVEFRGFEMPPHARMSLTQQLLIRGLVARFWEQPYEAELVDWSTSLHDRFMLPHFVWQDFSDVVDDLRECGFDFEHQWFGAHQEFRFPVMGEFTQQSIHVELRKAIEPWYVLGEEAAGGGTARFVDSSVERLQVKVSGMTDTRHVLTCNGRRVPLHPTGVEGQFVAGIRYRAWQPPSCLHPTIPVDSPLVFDFVDSWNKRSIGGCQYHVSNPTGLNSPSFPVNAFEAESRRAARFFKIGHTGGKVSLPELECNPEFPMTLDLRRNRN is encoded by the coding sequence ATGACCATCCGCGTTTCTCTCAACCATCAAACGATCTACCGATACGACCGCACGATCAATCTGGGACCACAGGTGATCCGTCTGCGGCCGGCCGCCCACAGCCGGACGCCGATCAACAGCTATTCGCTGAAGGTCACTCCGGCGGATCACTATCTGAACTGGCAACAGGATCCTTTCGGCAACTACCTGGCCCGCTGCGTCTTCAACGAACAAGTCGAAGAATTTAAGGTCGAAGTCGACGTCGTCGCCACGATGACTGTCGTCAATCCGTTCGATTTCTTCCTGGAACCCGAAGCGACCGAATACCCGTTCACCTACGACGACCAGTCGCTCGAAGAACTGCGTCCCTATCTGCAACGCGGCGACGCCGGGCCCAAGGTACATGCGTTCCTCAGCTCGCTGAACTACGAACCACGCCGCACGATCGACTTTCTTGTCGATTTGAACAGCAAACTTCAGAGCCACATTGCTTATACGCTCCGCATGGAACCGGGCGTCCAATCACCCGAGCAAACGCTGACGCTGCAGAGCGGTTCGTGTCGTGACAGCGGTTGGTTGTTGGTACAACTGCTGCGTCAGCTCGGCTTCGCGGCCCGATTCGTTTCGGGTTATCTGATCCAATTAAAAGCCGACCAGAAGTCGCTCGACGGCCCCTCGGGAACCGAAGTCGACTTCACCGACCTGCATGCGTGGGCGGAGGTCTTCCTGCCGGGAGCGGGTTGGATCGGGCTGGACCCAACCAGCGGTCTGTTCGCTGGCGAGGGGCACATCCCGTTGGCCTGTACGCCTCAACCAACATCGGCCGCTCCGATCACCGGAACGCTGGACGAATGCGAGGTCGAGTTCGAACACAAGATGTCGGTCACGCGCATCCACGAGGATCCGCGCGTCACGCTTCCCTACAGCGATTCGCAATGGAACCGCATCGAAGCCCTGGGGCATGAGATCGACGAACATCTGCAGCGCGGCGACGTCCGCCTGACGATGGGGGGCGAACCGACCTTCGTCTCGATCGACGACATGGATGGTGAGGAATGGCAGACCGCTGCGGTCGGGCCAACCAAACGTGGCCTCTCGTACGACCTGTTGCTGCGGCTGAAGTCGCGGTTCAGCAGCGGCGGCGTGCTGCACTTCGGCCAGGGCAAATGGTACCCCGGCGAACCGTTGCCGCGATGGGCGATGGCGATCTTCTGGCGTAAAGATGGCCAACCGATCTGGCGAGATGATCGCTGGTTGGCGAACGTCGAAACCGATTACGGGCACACCGCCGAAGATGCTGAGCGTTTTGCAAAGCGACTGGCGACGCGATTGGGAGCGAATCCGCAACACGTCACCTGCGGCTACGAAGACGCGATGTACTACATGTGGCGCGAACGTCGGCTGCCAACCAACGTCGACGTCCGCGATTCGAAACTGGATTCGCAAGAAGAGCGTGAACGGATCGCGAGGATCTTCGAACAAGGGCTAACCGAAGCTGTCGGCGTTGTCCTGCCGCTGCGACACGTTTGGTGGACCGATTCACCGCACTGGACCAGCGGACCGTGGAAGGTTCGATCCGACGAGATGTTCCTGCTACCGGGCGATTCGCCGATGGGCTACCGGTTGCCGTTGCAATCGTTGACCTACGTCGACAAGCCGGAACACGCGTTGGACTTCTTCGATCGCGACCCGATGGAACCCGTTGGGCATCTGCAAACCAACGACCAGATTCGGCAAAGCCATATGCGGCATGTCGTCTCCGAAGCGATCAGCCATGGGAACATGCGCGTCGACGTGACCGAAGCGCTCACGCCGGTGCAGCAGTTTGCCACCGTCGGCGGTTCGCCCACCTCGCAAGCTCACGCTGCGGGCGGCAGGAACGGAAACGCCGGCTCTCCGAGCAACGGAGCGATTCCGCCGGGCGGAAACGATCAAGGCGGCCCCGACCACATGTCGGTCGACACGCAAGTCGATGATGAATCACAAATCGTCCCGACGGCCCTGTGCGTCGAAGCACGCGAAGGGCGACTGCACGTCTTCCTGCCGCCGACCGACCGCTTGGAATCGTTCCTGGAACTGATCTCGGCGATCGAAGCGACCGCCGAAGAACTCGAACTGCCGGTCACGATCGAAGGCTACCAACCGCCGCACGACACGCGACTGCAAGTCATGCGAGTGACTCCCGATCCAGGCGTGATCGAAGTCAACGTCCATCCGGCTCAGGACTGGACCGAATTGGTCGACATCACCAACGGCGTCTACGACGATGCACGAACCACGCGACTGGGAACCGAGAAGTTCGACCTCGACGGCCAGCACACTGGAACCGGCGGTGGCAACCACGTCGTGCTGGGCGGACAGACGCCCGCCGACAGCCCGTTCCTTCGTCGCCCCGATCTACTGAAAAGTTTCGTCAGCTACTGGCACAACCATCCGTCGCTGTCGTATCTGTTCAGCGGCAAATTCATCGGCCCGACCAGCCAAGCGCCGCGGGCCGACGAATCGCGTACCGACGCGATCTACGAACTGAAGATCGCGTGCGACCAGATTCGCCGGGGCGAAACGACTCCGCCTTGGTTGGTCGATCGGATCTTCCGGCACCTGTTAGTCGATGTGACCGGCAACACGCATCGAGCCGAGTTCTGCATAGATAAGCTCTATTCGCCCGATTCGGCGACGGGACGGCTGGGACTTGTCGAGTTCCGCGGTTTTGAGATGCCACCGCACGCTCGCATGAGCCTGACGCAACAACTGCTGATCCGCGGCCTGGTCGCTCGGTTCTGGGAACAACCTTACGAAGCCGAACTGGTCGACTGGAGCACCTCACTGCACGATCGCTTCATGCTGCCCCATTTTGTTTGGCAGGACTTCAGCGATGTCGTCGACGATCTCCGCGAGTGCGGCTTCGATTTCGAACACCAATGGTTCGGGGCCCATCAAGAATTCCGTTTCCCCGTGATGGGCGAATTCACGCAACAATCGATTCACGTCGAACTGCGGAAAGCGATCGAACCTTGGTACGTGCTGGGCGAAGAAGCAGCCGGCGGCGGAACCGCTCGATTTGTCGATTCCTCGGTCGAACGACTGCAAGTCAAGGTCTCGGGCATGACAGATACGCGGCACGTGCTGACATGCAACGGCCGCCGCGTGCCGCTGCATCCGACGGGCGTCGAAGGGCAATTTGTCGCCGGCATCCGCTATCGTGCTTGGCAACCGCCAAGCTGCCTGCACCCGACGATCCCAGTCGATTCGCCGCTAGTGTTCGACTTCGTCGATTCGTGGAACAAGCGTTCGATCGGCGGCTGCCAGTATCATGTCAGCAATCCGACCGGCCTGAACTCGCCGAGCTTCCCGGTCAACGCGTTCGAAGCCGAGAGTCGCCGCGCGGCCCGATTCTTCAAGATCGGTCACACCGGCGGCAAGGTTTCGCTGCCGGAATTGGAATGCAATCCAGAGTTCCCGATGACGCTGGACCTCCGCCGCAACCGCAACTGA
- a CDS encoding alpha-E domain-containing protein has protein sequence MLSRVANSVYWMSRMVERAENVARFIDVNYNLTLGDSSPFVNQWEPLVFTTGDYDLFKKNYDTASRENVLKFLAFDRDNPNSIMSCVMLARENARTIRETITSPMWEHVNRFYLMLRNAVNDSSILYDPVSFCAEVRNASHTLVGTTYTTMSHGEAWHFLRMGRLLERADKISRIADVQYYLLLPKAEDVGTSLDVVRWSALLRSNSALEMYRRVYGAIEPNNVAQFLILDRHFPRSIRFCLIGAQHSLMEITGSRPGTFRLRSEQLIGRLSSEFDYMSIEEIIDQGMHEFIDDFQTRVNNVGNAIHEDFFTVPMRVE, from the coding sequence ATGTTAAGTCGCGTTGCGAATTCAGTTTATTGGATGAGCCGAATGGTCGAACGGGCCGAAAATGTGGCGCGGTTCATCGACGTCAACTACAACCTCACGCTCGGCGACAGCAGCCCATTCGTGAACCAATGGGAACCGCTGGTCTTCACCACCGGCGATTACGACCTGTTCAAAAAGAACTACGACACCGCATCGCGCGAGAACGTGCTGAAGTTCTTGGCGTTCGATCGCGACAATCCCAATTCGATCATGTCGTGCGTGATGTTGGCGCGTGAAAACGCCCGAACGATCCGCGAAACGATCACCAGCCCGATGTGGGAACATGTCAATCGCTTCTATTTGATGCTGCGAAACGCAGTCAACGACAGCAGCATCCTGTACGATCCGGTCAGCTTCTGCGCCGAGGTCCGCAACGCCAGCCACACCCTGGTGGGAACCACATACACGACGATGTCGCACGGCGAAGCATGGCACTTCCTTCGCATGGGGCGGCTGCTGGAAAGAGCCGACAAGATCTCGCGAATCGCCGACGTGCAGTATTATCTGCTGCTGCCTAAAGCCGAGGATGTGGGGACGTCGCTGGACGTCGTCCGCTGGTCGGCGCTGCTGCGTTCCAATAGTGCGTTGGAGATGTACCGCCGCGTCTATGGAGCGATCGAGCCGAACAACGTCGCCCAATTCCTGATCCTCGACCGCCACTTCCCTCGCTCGATCCGATTTTGTCTGATCGGAGCCCAGCATTCGCTGATGGAAATCACCGGCAGCCGCCCCGGCACGTTCCGCTTGAGGTCCGAACAGCTGATCGGGCGATTAAGTTCAGAATTTGATTACATGAGTATCGAAGAAATCATTGATCAGGGGATGCACGAATTTATCGACGACTTCCAGACCCGCGTGAACAATGTCGGGAATGCGATTCACGAAGACTTTTTCACAGTGCCGATGCGAGTAGAGTAA
- a CDS encoding circularly permuted type 2 ATP-grasp protein: MFTSDGEARDCCARYVQKLGKLQAGELGRRQTSAEHALRNMGITFNVYGHADGREKVWPFDVLPRIIDGNEWTHVEAGLKQRIRALNLFLDDIYNEQDILHDKVIPEELLASAGTLRPQMRGFSPAKRVWCHISGVDLVRDADGTIYVLEDNLRCPSGVSYVLENREVMKRTFPQVFEGIAVRPVEEYSEQLLKTLLQCAPPGTIAPTAVVLTPGSYNSAYYEHTFLAQQMGIQLVQGSDLVVENGYVHMRTTQGLQRVDVIYRRIDDDFLDPKCFRKDSCLGVPGLIDVYRAGRVTLANAPGTGVADDKAIYAYVPEIIKYYLDEDAILQNVPTYVCSDDKHRQHVLANLDKLVVKPTNESGGYGILMGPQSTREEQAKYVDLINANPRNYIAQPMLNLSTVPTLVDERLQPRHVDLRPFVLCGEDIYVMPGGLTRVALTEGSMIVNSSQGGGSKDTWVMENKSDPQAQPAPQTISSEPSAPQVQSQSQS; the protein is encoded by the coding sequence ATGTTCACCTCCGACGGAGAAGCTCGCGATTGCTGTGCGCGTTACGTGCAAAAGCTAGGCAAGTTGCAGGCGGGTGAATTGGGGCGACGGCAGACATCGGCCGAACACGCCCTCCGCAACATGGGGATCACTTTTAACGTCTACGGACACGCCGATGGCCGAGAAAAAGTTTGGCCGTTTGACGTCCTTCCCCGAATCATCGATGGGAACGAATGGACCCATGTCGAAGCGGGACTGAAGCAGCGGATTCGCGCTTTAAATCTGTTCCTGGACGATATTTATAACGAACAGGACATCCTACACGACAAGGTGATACCGGAGGAGTTATTGGCTTCTGCGGGAACTTTGCGGCCTCAGATGCGCGGCTTCAGCCCGGCCAAAAGAGTTTGGTGCCACATCTCGGGGGTCGATCTAGTTCGCGACGCCGACGGTACGATCTATGTCTTGGAAGACAACCTTCGCTGCCCCTCGGGCGTCTCGTACGTGCTGGAAAATCGCGAGGTGATGAAGCGGACGTTTCCGCAGGTCTTCGAAGGGATTGCGGTCCGCCCGGTCGAAGAATATTCCGAACAATTGCTCAAAACGCTGCTGCAGTGCGCCCCTCCGGGAACGATCGCCCCGACCGCCGTCGTCCTGACTCCCGGGTCGTACAACTCCGCCTACTACGAGCACACGTTTCTTGCTCAACAGATGGGAATCCAACTGGTCCAAGGCTCCGACCTGGTCGTCGAAAACGGCTACGTCCACATGCGGACGACGCAGGGACTGCAACGCGTCGACGTGATCTACCGCCGCATCGACGACGACTTCCTGGATCCGAAGTGTTTCCGTAAAGATTCCTGCCTGGGCGTGCCGGGGCTGATCGATGTCTACCGCGCCGGACGCGTCACGCTGGCCAACGCGCCGGGTACGGGCGTCGCGGACGATAAAGCGATCTACGCCTACGTCCCCGAGATCATCAAATATTACCTAGACGAAGACGCGATCCTGCAAAACGTTCCGACCTACGTCTGCTCCGACGACAAACATCGCCAACACGTCCTGGCCAACCTCGACAAACTCGTCGTTAAACCGACCAATGAATCGGGGGGCTACGGAATCTTGATGGGCCCGCAATCGACACGAGAAGAACAGGCGAAATACGTCGATCTAATCAATGCGAACCCACGGAACTACATCGCCCAGCCGATGTTAAACCTATCGACGGTTCCGACCTTGGTCGACGAACGCTTGCAACCGCGGCACGTCGACCTGCGCCCCTTTGTCCTCTGCGGCGAAGACATTTACGTGATGCCTGGCGGCTTGACCCGCGTGGCGTTGACCGAGGGGTCGATGATCGTCAATTCGTCTCAGGGTGGCGGCAGCAAGGATACCTGGGTGATGGAAAACAAATCGGACCCGCAGGCTCAGCCCGCTCCGCAGACGATTTCATCCGAACCGAGCGCTCCGCAGGTTCAATCGCAAAGTCAATCTTAA
- a CDS encoding BBP7 family outer membrane beta-barrel protein, translating into MILPFGLSSVAQAQYGGYSASAYNSYSAQPSAVPVHPSLQARQAPAQPAAPTYATQQPGYAAPSPNYGGPQANYAAPQPNYAPPQANYSYQPPQSFRTVAQHNGGYESIAAPQPTPAAMQGGHAPEQVLTPESYSTGQPVSQPMNYASGDPNCSTCNQSVGSGATYSYAQPNIYVQAAGAPSCGGSCETSYGSAGSCGPACYSEPVALSPWFGGMSMLFLTRDDNYDRPLVFDDAMPSTTRLSARDAELDFALGYDVTVGRYLGCGQYAVSATWLHIENDEGDQSVMPPAAGGYRANFRNWDRIYFDQNNDGMHTDSGMPATDESVYAHFDRAESYRVRRDASYYGLELNLTGFGIGGAARAGRPSCGGSCGSDPCCPPTGCGGLCGPMVPACGARLQMSWTTGLRWFHFEDEMSFSARTERYPAAPAMIETVAYDVDAQNELFGWQLGGKLAYCLGSRTSLYAGGKIGWYANDASLRQRFHSESMPARVTDNGAYPSFANQSVSRDYSDTVLATLAEIDLGIGYRICDCWTVRGGYRMLAAGGVATAIDNISENPANLGAQNVWADSNLVLHGGYVGVDYNW; encoded by the coding sequence TTGATACTTCCTTTTGGTCTGAGCAGCGTCGCTCAGGCGCAATACGGCGGCTACTCCGCATCGGCTTACAACAGCTATTCCGCTCAACCGAGCGCGGTACCTGTGCATCCAAGTTTGCAGGCGCGGCAAGCTCCGGCGCAACCCGCTGCGCCGACCTACGCGACGCAACAGCCTGGCTACGCCGCACCAAGCCCTAACTACGGCGGACCTCAAGCCAACTACGCCGCGCCGCAGCCCAACTATGCTCCGCCGCAAGCGAATTACAGCTACCAACCGCCGCAGAGCTTCCGCACCGTCGCTCAACACAACGGTGGCTATGAATCGATCGCTGCACCCCAGCCGACTCCGGCCGCGATGCAGGGAGGGCATGCCCCCGAACAAGTCCTGACCCCCGAAAGCTATTCGACGGGCCAACCGGTTTCGCAACCGATGAACTATGCATCGGGCGATCCGAACTGCTCGACCTGCAATCAATCGGTCGGCAGCGGCGCAACGTACAGCTATGCTCAGCCCAACATCTACGTTCAAGCGGCCGGTGCGCCGTCGTGCGGCGGCAGCTGTGAAACGTCTTATGGTTCGGCGGGCAGCTGCGGTCCGGCCTGTTATTCCGAACCGGTTGCGTTGAGCCCTTGGTTCGGCGGCATGAGCATGTTGTTCTTGACCCGCGACGATAACTACGATCGCCCGTTGGTCTTCGACGACGCGATGCCTTCGACAACTCGTTTGTCGGCACGCGATGCGGAACTCGATTTCGCCCTGGGATACGATGTTACCGTCGGTCGTTACTTGGGATGTGGTCAGTACGCCGTATCGGCAACCTGGTTGCACATCGAAAACGATGAAGGTGACCAATCGGTGATGCCACCAGCGGCTGGCGGATATCGTGCGAACTTCCGCAACTGGGATCGCATCTACTTCGATCAGAACAACGACGGGATGCACACCGATTCCGGTATGCCTGCGACCGACGAGAGCGTCTACGCTCACTTCGATCGCGCCGAAAGCTACCGCGTGCGACGCGACGCTTCGTATTACGGCTTGGAATTGAATCTGACCGGCTTCGGCATCGGTGGTGCCGCTCGAGCGGGACGTCCATCGTGCGGCGGCAGCTGTGGCAGCGATCCCTGCTGCCCACCAACCGGTTGTGGTGGTCTGTGTGGCCCAATGGTTCCAGCCTGCGGTGCTCGGTTGCAAATGAGCTGGACTACCGGTTTGCGTTGGTTCCACTTCGAGGACGAGATGTCCTTCAGCGCTCGCACCGAACGCTACCCTGCGGCACCTGCGATGATTGAAACCGTCGCCTACGATGTCGACGCCCAAAACGAATTGTTCGGTTGGCAATTGGGTGGCAAGCTGGCCTATTGCTTGGGCAGCCGCACCAGCCTCTACGCCGGCGGTAAGATCGGTTGGTACGCAAATGATGCCTCGCTGCGTCAACGCTTCCATTCGGAAAGCATGCCGGCACGTGTGACCGACAACGGAGCCTATCCATCCTTCGCAAACCAATCGGTCTCTCGCGACTACAGCGACACCGTTTTGGCGACCTTGGCCGAAATCGACCTTGGCATCGGATATCGAATCTGCGATTGTTGGACCGTTCGCGGTGGATATCGCATGTTGGCCGCCGGTGGCGTCGCAACGGCGATCGACAACATCTCGGAAAACCCAGCCAACCTGGGAGCCCAGAACGTTTGGGCCGACAGCAACCTCGTCCTGCACGGTGGTTACGTTGGTGTAGATTACAACTGGTAG
- a CDS encoding metal ABC transporter permease, which yields MLRWSGGLAGRRIRFALLLLAACGLIASGTAAGEEPAAMRSLANRELGWPSTEQWRRVIFLQDHNTRVVVLGTTLLGLAAGTIGSFTLLRKRALMGDALSHATLPGIGLAFIVATQLGFDGKTLPVLLLGAAVTGMIGVAGIVFIRSLTRLSEDTALGVVLSVFFGAGVAVLGVIQQMESGHSAGLESFIYGKTASMLPSDAWLIGGTGFVSCLVCFALFKELKLLCFDDGFAGSEGYSVTLLDGILMLLVVVVTIVGLQAVGLILVIALLVTPAAAARFWTHQLTRMVLLASGLGAISGMLGSATSALFPQLPSGAMIVLVATALFLFSMMLGPARGLLPRWLRRWRLNSSIERQHLMRGIYELLESRGYQGPENGDPIPSVSLDDLLRLRSWTMRRLKHGIRKAEEAGLLVQLPNQQIKVNKSGYHEAARLTHEHRLWEMYLITHAEVAATQVDRSADAIEHVLEPEMIDRLERLLQQSQRSTRVVDSPHPLSHD from the coding sequence ATGCTTCGCTGGTCCGGCGGCCTTGCCGGTCGCCGGATCCGATTTGCGTTGCTGTTGCTCGCCGCCTGCGGCTTGATCGCCAGCGGCACCGCGGCGGGCGAAGAACCTGCGGCGATGCGATCGTTGGCCAATCGCGAACTCGGCTGGCCGTCGACCGAACAATGGCGGCGGGTCATCTTTTTACAAGATCACAACACGCGCGTCGTCGTGTTAGGGACGACGCTGTTGGGACTGGCGGCCGGCACGATCGGCAGCTTCACCCTGTTGCGGAAACGCGCTTTGATGGGGGACGCGCTCAGCCACGCGACGCTGCCCGGGATCGGGCTCGCCTTTATCGTCGCCACGCAACTTGGCTTCGACGGAAAAACGCTTCCAGTGCTGTTGTTGGGAGCCGCGGTGACGGGGATGATTGGCGTCGCCGGGATCGTCTTCATCCGCTCGCTGACCCGATTGAGCGAAGACACCGCGTTGGGCGTTGTGCTGTCGGTCTTCTTCGGGGCAGGGGTGGCCGTGTTGGGCGTGATCCAACAGATGGAGAGCGGCCATTCGGCGGGGCTGGAATCGTTTATCTACGGCAAGACCGCGTCGATGCTTCCCAGCGACGCGTGGTTGATCGGCGGCACCGGTTTCGTCTCCTGCCTTGTCTGTTTCGCTCTCTTCAAAGAGTTGAAACTACTCTGCTTCGACGACGGCTTTGCGGGCAGCGAAGGCTATTCAGTCACGCTGCTGGACGGAATCTTGATGCTGTTGGTCGTCGTGGTCACGATCGTCGGACTGCAAGCAGTCGGATTGATTCTAGTGATCGCACTGTTAGTCACCCCAGCGGCCGCGGCGAGGTTCTGGACGCATCAATTGACGCGAATGGTACTGCTGGCCTCCGGCTTGGGAGCGATCAGCGGGATGCTGGGCTCGGCGACCAGTGCGCTCTTCCCACAGCTTCCGTCGGGCGCGATGATCGTGCTGGTGGCGACCGCGCTGTTTTTGTTCAGCATGATGTTGGGCCCCGCGCGTGGGCTGCTGCCACGCTGGCTGCGGCGTTGGCGGCTGAACAGCTCGATCGAACGCCAGCACCTGATGCGTGGCATCTACGAACTGCTCGAATCCCGAGGCTACCAGGGTCCCGAGAACGGCGATCCGATCCCGTCGGTTTCGCTCGACGACCTGCTTCGGCTGCGCAGCTGGACGATGCGGCGTTTAAAGCATGGGATTCGCAAAGCGGAAGAGGCGGGGCTGTTGGTCCAACTGCCCAATCAACAGATCAAGGTCAACAAATCGGGCTACCACGAAGCGGCTCGTTTGACGCATGAACATCGGTTGTGGGAGATGTATCTGATCACGCATGCCGAGGTGGCGGCGACGCAGGTCGACCGGTCGGCCGATGCGATCGAACACGTGCTGGAACCGGAGATGATCGATCGCCTGGAACGCTTGCTTCAGCAGAGCCAACGGAGCACACGAGTCGTCGACAGCCCGCACCCGCTGTCCCATGACTGA
- a CDS encoding metal ABC transporter ATP-binding protein, which yields MNQPLESTANDQIPLSIYDLTVAYHRKPVIWDICVDFPKGQLIGVVGPNGAGKSTLIKAAMDLVPRASGRVLVFGKPYDKNRHRVAYVPQRESVDWDFPVDALDVVTMGLYGQIGWCLPVRRKHRQAALEALDRVGIADLAKRQISQLSGGQQQRTFLARALVQDADLYLMDEPFAAVDASTERAILNILQEMRARGKTVLVIHHDLQTVADYFDYVVLLNMRVVAHGPTKTTFTEQNLTKAYGGRLTLLDEASEAIRRVQQ from the coding sequence ATGAACCAACCGCTCGAATCGACCGCCAACGACCAGATCCCGCTGTCGATCTATGATTTGACCGTTGCCTACCATCGCAAGCCCGTGATCTGGGACATCTGCGTCGACTTTCCCAAAGGGCAGTTGATCGGCGTCGTCGGCCCCAACGGCGCGGGGAAGAGCACGTTGATCAAAGCGGCGATGGATCTGGTGCCGCGAGCCTCCGGGCGGGTGCTGGTCTTTGGAAAGCCGTACGACAAGAACCGCCACCGCGTCGCTTACGTTCCGCAGCGTGAGAGTGTCGATTGGGACTTCCCGGTCGACGCCTTGGACGTCGTCACGATGGGGCTGTATGGCCAGATCGGTTGGTGCCTGCCGGTTCGCCGCAAGCATCGCCAAGCGGCGCTCGAAGCGTTGGACCGCGTCGGAATCGCCGACCTGGCGAAGCGGCAGATCAGCCAGCTGTCGGGGGGCCAACAACAACGGACCTTCTTGGCTAGAGCGTTGGTTCAAGACGCCGATTTGTATTTGATGGACGAACCGTTTGCCGCGGTCGATGCGTCGACCGAACGAGCGATCCTGAACATCTTGCAAGAGATGCGGGCTCGCGGGAAAACGGTATTGGTGATCCACCACGACTTGCAAACCGTCGCCGATTATTTCGATTACGTCGTGCTGTTGAACATGCGAGTTGTCGCGCACGGGCCGACCAAAACGACCTTCACCGAGCAGAATCTGACCAAGGCGTACGGCGGGCGACTGACGTTGTTGGACGAAGCATCCGAGGCGATTCGGCGAGTGCAGCAGTGA
- a CDS encoding metal ABC transporter solute-binding protein, Zn/Mn family, whose translation MKIDRAVGSWMLLIALIVGCQRSPESATQTQRDPSRPIRVLTTTGMVADLARNVGGDQVEVVQLLGPGTDPHLYKPTRDDVQSILGADVVFYSGLMLEGKMGDTLVRAGRSKPVWAVTEAIDETYLLEPEDAQGHFDPHVWNDIQAWSQCIEVVRKALADFDPDHADDYQANAAKYQQQLSELHEFGLRSMQTIPAENRILVTSHDAFNYFGRAYDLQVLGVQGLSTESEAGLQRINGLVDLLIDKKVRAVFVESSVPRKNIEALVNGAASRGQEVKIGGELFSDAMGAAGSYEGTYVGMMDHNITRVVRALGGEAPERGLNDKLSE comes from the coding sequence ATGAAGATCGATCGAGCTGTCGGATCGTGGATGTTGCTGATCGCCTTGATCGTCGGCTGCCAGCGGTCCCCCGAATCGGCGACGCAGACGCAGCGCGATCCATCGCGGCCGATTCGCGTGCTGACGACGACCGGAATGGTCGCCGATCTCGCTCGGAACGTCGGCGGCGATCAAGTCGAGGTCGTGCAACTGTTGGGACCTGGAACCGATCCGCACCTTTACAAACCGACCCGCGACGACGTGCAATCGATCCTGGGGGCCGACGTCGTCTTCTACAGCGGGCTGATGCTGGAAGGCAAAATGGGTGACACCCTGGTCCGCGCCGGACGCAGCAAACCGGTCTGGGCGGTCACCGAAGCGATCGACGAAACGTACCTGTTGGAACCCGAAGACGCTCAAGGGCACTTCGATCCGCACGTCTGGAACGACATCCAGGCGTGGAGCCAGTGCATCGAAGTCGTCCGCAAGGCGTTGGCCGATTTCGATCCCGATCACGCGGACGACTACCAGGCTAACGCAGCGAAGTACCAGCAGCAATTGAGCGAATTGCACGAGTTCGGCCTGCGGAGCATGCAGACGATCCCCGCAGAGAACCGGATCTTGGTCACGTCGCACGATGCGTTCAACTACTTTGGCAGAGCCTATGATCTGCAGGTGCTAGGCGTGCAAGGGCTGTCGACCGAGTCGGAGGCGGGGCTGCAACGGATCAATGGGCTCGTCGACCTGTTGATCGACAAGAAGGTCAGGGCGGTCTTTGTCGAGAGCAGCGTGCCGCGAAAAAATATCGAAGCTTTGGTCAACGGCGCCGCATCGCGCGGCCAAGAGGTTAAGATTGGGGGCGAGCTGTTCTCCGATGCGATGGGCGCCGCGGGCAGCTACGAAGGGACTTACGTCGGGATGATGGATCACAATATCACGCGTGTGGTGCGGGCTTTGGGGGGCGAAGCCCCGGAGCGCGGCCTGAACGATAAGCTCAGCGAATGA